TCTTCTTATTTCCCCGTGAGCGATTATTGATGATTCCCTCTTCTGCCTGTTTTACCGTGTTGAGAAAAGATCTCGggtgttttttcttcctttttaTGGTGTTTGTCGAGCAGCGTCATAGATTGACGCCCCCCCTTCGCCTCTCGCAATCTAATCTCATCTACCTAAGCAAGCCCATCTGAGCGACTATCGGAGCGCCAGCCTGTGGCTTtctaatattttttttttgtttgagCGAGACGTAACGTGCCATGGGGGTGCGTCGGGGATGGGGGGAAAGCGCGATGATGGGTTTCTTGGCCATTGAGtttggccgagatggcgaAACTTTTGGGTCTTGGCTTTTGGGAGGGAGGCGAAGATAACAATCTATATAAGAGCAGCTTGGTTCCCGCGGTAGAGATGTTtggcttttctctctctttttttatttcttgaTTACCGGGTCTTGCAACTCTTGCTATAGATATTGTTCTTAGAGAGGCTTTGAAGCACGCGACACAGAATATATAGACTCGCCACATCAACTCCATACCAACAACCGACGCCgatacacacacacactcacatCAAAATGTCTAACCTTCCTTCCGAGCCCGAATTCGAGCAGGCCTACAAGGGTGAGTTTTCCTCCGTGAATAGCAAAACTCGATGCAGCAACAAGTCGAGTCTTTTATACGAGACTAACGCATCCCACTACAGAGCTGGCCAGCACCCTCGAAGACAGCAGCCTCTTCAAGGAACACCCCGAATACCGCACCGCTCTGCAGGTCGCCGCCATTCCCGAGCGAGTTATCCAGTTCCGCGTCACCTGGGGGGACGACAAGGGCCAGCTCCGCGTCAACCGAGGATACCGTGTGCAGTTCAACTCTGCCCTCGGCCCATACAAGGGCGGTCTTCGATTTCACCCTACCGTCAACCTGTCCATGTAAgtctgcttttcttcttgtcttgtttttaGACGAGAACATGTGAGCTGACAAAGAGGCTATAGTCTCAAGTTTCTTGGATTTGAGCAGATCTTCAAGAATGCTCTGACCGGCCGTAAGCAGAACTATCTTTCCCGGTGATACACCAGCAAGCAGAGAGATGAATCAAAGCTAATCATGAATCCAATTCAGTCTCCATGGGTGGTGGCAAAGGTGGTGCCGATTTCGACCCCAAGGGCAAGTCCGACAACGAGATTCGCCGTTTCTGCCAGGCCTTTATGCGCGAGCTGTCTCGACACATTGGCGCCGATACCGACGTTCCCGCTGGCGATATCGGTGTCTCTGGCCGCGAGATTGGATACATGTTTGGAGCCTACCGCCAGGCGAGAAACAAGTTTGAGGGTGTCCTGACCGGAAAGGGCCTGAGCTGGGCTGGCAGTTTGATTCGACCTGGTGAGTTTCTTCTTACCTCCAATacaggagaagagagcgagaaagATCTGTGTTGCTGACGAGATTTTGAAAATAGAGGCTACCGGCTACGGCCTCGTCTACTACGTCGAGCACATGCTCCAGCACGCCGGCAAGGGCTCTCTCGCCGGCAAGCGTGTCGCCATCTCCGGTTCCGGCAACGTCGCCCAGTACGCAGCCCTCAAGTGCATCGAGCTCGGCGCCACCGTCGTCTCGCTGTCAGACTCCAACGGCGCGCTCGTCGCCCCCGACAGCGGATCCTTCACGCCGGAGCACATCAACGAGATCGCCGCTCTCAAGGCCCAGCGACGACCCCTGACGGACTTCCAGTACGGCGACAAGTTCAAGTACTACCACGGCGCCAGACCTTGGATCCACGTTGGCAAAGTGGACATTGCGCTGCCCTCGGCGACTCAGAACGAGATCAacaaggctgaggctgaggcccTCGTCGCTGGCGGCGTCTTGGTTGTCGCTGAGGGATCCAACATGGGTTGCACCCAGGAGGCCATCGACTTGTTCGAGGCCCAGAGGAAGGACAAGGGCCAGGCTGCCGTTTGGTATGCTCCCGGAAAGGCCGCCAACTGCGGTGGTGTCGCCGTGTctgggctggagatggcgcaGAACAGCCAGCGCCTTACCTGGACTGAGAAGGAGGTTgatgacaagctcaaggacaTCATGAAGAACGCCTTCCTCGCCGGTCTC
Above is a genomic segment from Trichoderma breve strain T069 chromosome 6, whole genome shotgun sequence containing:
- a CDS encoding glutamate/Leucine/Phenylalanine/Valine dehydrogenase domain-containing protein, producing MSNLPSEPEFEQAYKELASTLEDSSLFKEHPEYRTALQVAAIPERVIQFRVTWGDDKGQLRVNRGYRVQFNSALGPYKGGLRFHPTVNLSILKFLGFEQIFKNALTGLSMGGGKGGADFDPKGKSDNEIRRFCQAFMRELSRHIGADTDVPAGDIGVSGREIGYMFGAYRQARNKFEGVLTGKGLSWAGSLIRPEATGYGLVYYVEHMLQHAGKGSLAGKRVAISGSGNVAQYAALKCIELGATVVSLSDSNGALVAPDSGSFTPEHINEIAALKAQRRPLTDFQYGDKFKYYHGARPWIHVGKVDIALPSATQNEINKAEAEALVAGGVLVVAEGSNMGCTQEAIDLFEAQRKDKGQAAVWYAPGKAANCGGVAVSGLEMAQNSQRLTWTEKEVDDKLKDIMKNAFLAGLETAQKYVPAKEGELPSLVAGSNIAGFVKVAEAMHDQGDWWA